A window of Ruania suaedae contains these coding sequences:
- a CDS encoding heavy metal translocating P-type ATPase codes for MSTHEDAEQHHDAQDHGSPTGDSGHEGHGGHENHQGHGDHAGHFRRLFWIMLALAVPTVALSPSFADLLGYAPPSGTAWIPAVLGTVIYAWGGWPFLSGGLSELRSRAPGMMLLIGMAITVAFLASAGATLGLIPADLEYWWELALLVVIMLLGHWIEMRSLAQTASALDSLASLLPDQAERVGSDGEVETIDPGELAEGDIVVVRPGGRVPADGEVTDGRAHMDESMITGESAPVTRGEGETVVAGTVATDSGLRVRITAVGEQTALAGIQRMVAEAQSTSTQVQRLADRAAAWLFWFALAAALVTAIVWLLTGDPGQALVRVITVLVIACPHALGLAIPLVVSISTERAARAGILVKDRLALERARTVDTVLFDKTGTLTMGEPAVQDITGTDDTDAEAVLRWAAAAEADSEHPLARAIVREAQRRRIRPPQASDFASEPGTGVSATVEDRKVRVGGPGLLEEIGAHPVPQAQEWSARGHTVLHVVLDGTVVGALALADEIRAESRQAVEDLHAEGVSVVMVTGDAQAVADAVAEELGIDQVFAQVRPENKNAKVRELQQQGRVVAMVGDGVNDAPALAEADVGIAIGAGTDVAAASAGVILAGDDPRSVLQVLRLSRTSYRTMVQNLWWASGYNLAAVPLAAGVLAPIGFVMPMAVGALLMSASTVVVALNALRLRRLDLTS; via the coding sequence ATGAGCACCCACGAGGACGCCGAGCAGCACCACGACGCCCAGGACCACGGTAGCCCGACCGGCGACAGCGGGCACGAGGGCCACGGCGGACACGAGAACCACCAAGGCCACGGCGACCACGCCGGCCACTTCCGCCGCCTGTTCTGGATCATGCTGGCACTCGCCGTGCCCACGGTGGCCCTCTCGCCCTCCTTCGCCGACCTGCTCGGGTACGCCCCGCCGTCGGGGACGGCCTGGATCCCGGCCGTGCTCGGCACGGTGATCTACGCCTGGGGTGGCTGGCCCTTCCTCTCCGGAGGGCTGTCCGAGCTGCGCTCGCGCGCCCCGGGGATGATGCTGCTCATCGGGATGGCGATCACCGTCGCCTTCCTGGCCTCCGCCGGCGCCACCCTCGGGCTGATCCCGGCCGACCTGGAGTACTGGTGGGAGTTGGCCCTGCTGGTGGTGATCATGCTGCTCGGGCACTGGATCGAGATGCGCTCCCTCGCCCAGACCGCCTCGGCGCTGGACTCCCTCGCCTCGCTGCTGCCCGACCAGGCCGAACGCGTCGGCTCCGACGGCGAGGTCGAGACGATCGACCCGGGCGAGCTGGCCGAGGGGGACATCGTCGTGGTCCGGCCCGGCGGGCGGGTGCCGGCGGACGGAGAGGTCACCGACGGCCGCGCGCACATGGACGAGTCGATGATCACCGGGGAGTCCGCGCCGGTCACCCGCGGCGAGGGCGAGACCGTGGTGGCCGGGACCGTGGCCACCGACTCCGGCCTGCGGGTACGGATCACGGCGGTGGGGGAGCAGACGGCCCTGGCCGGCATCCAGCGGATGGTCGCCGAGGCGCAGTCGACCTCGACCCAGGTGCAGCGCCTGGCCGACCGCGCGGCCGCCTGGCTGTTCTGGTTCGCCCTCGCTGCGGCGCTGGTGACGGCGATCGTGTGGCTACTCACTGGCGACCCGGGCCAGGCCCTCGTGCGCGTGATCACGGTGCTCGTGATCGCCTGCCCGCACGCGCTCGGCCTGGCGATCCCGCTGGTGGTCTCGATCTCCACCGAGCGCGCCGCCCGCGCGGGAATCCTGGTCAAGGACCGGCTGGCCCTCGAGCGCGCCCGCACCGTGGACACGGTCCTCTTCGACAAGACCGGCACCCTGACGATGGGGGAGCCGGCCGTGCAGGACATCACCGGAACCGATGACACCGATGCGGAGGCCGTCCTGCGGTGGGCGGCGGCCGCGGAGGCCGACAGTGAGCACCCGCTGGCCCGCGCGATCGTGCGGGAGGCGCAGCGGCGCCGGATCCGCCCGCCCCAGGCCTCCGACTTCGCCTCCGAGCCGGGGACCGGGGTCTCGGCCACGGTCGAGGACAGAAAGGTCCGCGTCGGCGGACCCGGGCTGCTGGAGGAGATCGGTGCCCATCCGGTGCCCCAGGCGCAGGAGTGGTCAGCCCGTGGGCACACCGTGCTGCACGTCGTCCTCGACGGCACGGTGGTGGGGGCCCTGGCTCTGGCCGATGAGATCCGAGCCGAGTCCCGCCAGGCGGTCGAAGACCTGCACGCCGAGGGCGTGAGCGTGGTGATGGTCACCGGCGATGCGCAGGCGGTGGCCGACGCCGTCGCCGAGGAGCTCGGAATCGACCAGGTCTTCGCGCAGGTGCGCCCCGAGAACAAGAACGCCAAGGTGCGAGAACTGCAGCAGCAGGGCCGCGTGGTGGCCATGGTGGGTGACGGGGTCAACGACGCCCCGGCGCTGGCCGAGGCCGACGTCGGGATCGCGATCGGAGCCGGGACGGATGTGGCCGCTGCGTCCGCAGGAGTGATCCTCGCCGGCGACGACCCGCGGTCGGTGCTGCAGGTGCTGCGGCTCTCGCGCACGAGCTACCGCACCATGGTCCAGAACCTGTGGTGGGCCAGCGGCTACAACCTCGCCGCGGTCCCGCTCGCCGCGGGAGTGCTGGCACCGATCGGGTTCGTGATGCCGATGGCGGTGGGCGCGCTGCTGATGTCGGCCTCCACCGTGGTGGTGGCCCTCAACGCGCTCCGGCTGCGCCGGCTCGACCTGACCTCCTGA
- a CDS encoding type II secretion system F family protein, with the protein MAGQPSLVGAGLGLLFGLGVCLVLWRLAARRVRLIDRVSPYLRDQVGTSRLLVAPSVHTPFPTVERMIRPVIGDATAFFERLGSTTISIRRRLVRAGSPISVEQFRIEQVIWCALGLATGLLLALVLGAARGASVPVLVLLVVVTGLAGVLARDYVLTRQVQTRERRIVAQFPTIAELLALAVGAGEAPVAALDRVARSTRGELSQELEQTLADVRSGRSLAEALEAMSQRTDLAGLARFAEGVATAVDRGTPLADVLRAQAQDAREVGHRALMEEGGKREIAMMVPVVFVLLPTSVVFAVFPGLAVLSL; encoded by the coding sequence ATGGCCGGCCAGCCGTCCCTCGTCGGCGCCGGCCTCGGTCTGCTGTTCGGGCTCGGTGTGTGCCTGGTGCTGTGGCGCCTCGCCGCCCGGCGCGTGCGGCTGATCGATCGGGTCTCGCCGTACCTGCGTGACCAGGTGGGCACCTCACGACTGCTCGTCGCGCCATCGGTACATACCCCGTTCCCCACCGTCGAACGCATGATCCGCCCCGTCATCGGTGACGCCACGGCCTTCTTCGAGCGCCTCGGCAGCACCACGATCAGCATCCGCCGCCGACTCGTTCGCGCCGGCAGTCCGATCTCGGTCGAGCAGTTCCGCATCGAGCAGGTCATCTGGTGCGCACTGGGATTGGCGACCGGCCTGCTGCTCGCGCTCGTGCTCGGCGCTGCACGCGGCGCCTCGGTTCCGGTCCTAGTCCTGCTCGTCGTCGTGACGGGTCTGGCGGGTGTCCTCGCTCGTGACTACGTGCTCACGCGCCAGGTGCAGACCCGCGAGCGCCGGATCGTGGCGCAGTTCCCGACGATTGCCGAGCTGCTCGCGCTCGCGGTCGGCGCGGGTGAGGCGCCGGTGGCCGCACTCGACCGGGTGGCGCGTTCCACGCGCGGCGAACTCTCGCAGGAACTGGAGCAGACCCTGGCGGACGTGCGCTCGGGTCGCAGCCTGGCCGAGGCGCTCGAGGCCATGTCCCAGCGCACCGATCTGGCGGGCCTGGCCCGCTTCGCCGAAGGCGTGGCGACCGCCGTCGACCGGGGAACGCCGCTGGCCGACGTGCTGCGGGCCCAGGCCCAGGATGCGCGCGAGGTCGGTCATCGCGCGCTGATGGAGGAGGGCGGCAAGCGCGAGATCGCGATGATGGTCCCGGTGGTCTTCGTGCTGCTGCCCACCTCCGTGGTCTTCGCCGTCTTCCCCGGCCTGGCGGTGCTCTCGCTGTGA
- a CDS encoding type II secretion system F family protein produces MGTVAGLLLGAGVLCLWWSCWPRQPRQPVARVSRLQDLLVQAGMPGVGPGGLVAVSCALGLVVLTAAYLVTVSLPIAAAFAVLAALAPQAYVRTRARRRRVALRELWPDVVDDLSSAIRAGLSLPEALISLADRGPEQLRGEFTAFAEDYRATGRFADSLDRLKARLADPVADRLIEALRLTREVGGTDLGRLLRTLSQFLREDLRARGELEARQSWTVNGARLAAASPWLILAMLSTRPQTTEAFSSALGAFVLLVGGMACAGAYLLMVRIGRLPEDERVMR; encoded by the coding sequence ATGGGCACGGTGGCCGGGTTGCTGCTGGGAGCGGGGGTGCTGTGCCTCTGGTGGTCCTGCTGGCCGCGGCAGCCGCGACAGCCCGTGGCGCGCGTCAGCAGGCTGCAGGACCTGCTCGTGCAGGCGGGCATGCCGGGTGTGGGTCCGGGCGGTCTCGTCGCCGTCTCGTGCGCCCTCGGTCTGGTCGTCCTCACCGCCGCTTACCTGGTGACGGTGTCCCTGCCGATCGCAGCCGCGTTCGCCGTGCTGGCAGCCCTCGCGCCGCAGGCGTACGTGCGCACGCGAGCACGACGGCGCAGGGTCGCCTTGCGAGAGTTGTGGCCGGATGTGGTGGACGACCTCTCGTCCGCGATCCGGGCCGGCCTGAGTCTGCCGGAGGCCCTGATCAGTCTCGCCGACCGGGGACCGGAGCAGCTGCGTGGTGAGTTCACCGCGTTCGCCGAGGATTACCGCGCGACGGGACGGTTCGCCGACTCGTTGGACCGGTTGAAGGCGCGGCTGGCAGATCCCGTCGCAGACCGGTTGATCGAGGCACTGCGTCTCACCCGCGAGGTGGGCGGCACCGATCTGGGCCGGTTGCTGCGCACGCTCTCGCAGTTCCTGCGCGAGGACCTGCGTGCCCGCGGCGAACTCGAGGCTCGCCAGTCGTGGACGGTGAACGGCGCCAGGCTCGCCGCGGCCTCACCCTGGTTGATCCTGGCGATGCTGAGTACCCGGCCCCAGACGACGGAGGCGTTCAGCTCGGCGCTCGGAGCGTTCGTTCTGCTCGTCGGCGGGATGGCGTGTGCCGGTGCGTATCTGCTCATGGTGCGTATCGGCCGTCTTCCCGAGGACGAACGGGTCATGAGGTGA
- a CDS encoding SOS response-associated peptidase: MCGRYASFREAQALADAFDVEEISERAAQLPANYNVAPTDGARIVVERAPKAQAEPADTAASPPPPSPTRRELHVARWGLVPGWAKDLSVGSRMFNARSDSVADKPAFAKSLRARRCVVVAEGYYEWLKEDVPGQSKPRRTPFFIHRSDEEPIAFAGLYAWWPDPSKDREDPERWVLSTTIVTEDARDGLEQIHDREPVVLAPEAIEPWLDPAITAPEEALAALSVPTPPLRWYEVSSRVGSVKNNDPGLIEPA; encoded by the coding sequence ATGTGCGGACGATATGCCTCGTTCCGGGAGGCCCAGGCGCTGGCGGACGCGTTCGACGTCGAGGAGATCAGCGAGCGGGCGGCGCAGCTGCCGGCGAACTACAACGTGGCACCCACCGACGGTGCGCGGATCGTGGTCGAACGAGCACCCAAGGCGCAGGCCGAGCCGGCCGACACCGCCGCGAGCCCGCCGCCACCATCGCCCACCCGCCGCGAGCTGCACGTGGCCCGCTGGGGGCTCGTGCCCGGCTGGGCGAAGGACCTCAGCGTCGGCTCCCGGATGTTCAACGCCCGCAGCGACAGCGTGGCCGACAAGCCGGCCTTCGCCAAGTCGCTGCGGGCCCGCCGGTGCGTGGTGGTGGCCGAGGGGTACTACGAGTGGCTCAAGGAGGACGTGCCCGGCCAGTCCAAGCCGCGGCGCACCCCGTTCTTCATCCACCGCAGCGACGAGGAGCCGATCGCCTTCGCCGGCCTGTACGCCTGGTGGCCGGACCCGTCCAAGGATCGCGAGGACCCCGAGCGCTGGGTGCTCTCGACCACCATCGTGACCGAGGACGCTCGCGACGGTCTGGAGCAGATCCACGACCGCGAGCCCGTCGTGCTCGCCCCGGAGGCGATCGAGCCCTGGCTCGACCCGGCCATCACCGCCCCGGAGGAGGCCCTGGCAGCCCTGTCCGTGCCCACCCCGCCACTGCGTTGGTACGAGGTCTCCTCCAGGGTCGGATCGGTGAAGAACAACGACCCCGGTCTGATCGAGCCGGCCTGA
- a CDS encoding formylglycine-generating enzyme family protein, with translation MPESCCTPSRGDQPAVETGDPGAAQPAPVALGRGVDAGERHPIEQCAVPAQTFLMGDSDGVGYHADGETPVHPVTLEPFSIDATSVTNADFARFAEATGYATEAETFGFSAVFHLAFAGPQEAIMGQASGTPWWLGVKGADWAHPEGPDSTWQGREDHPAVHLSWNDAEAYCRWAGRALPTEAQWEAASRGGLEAKRYPWGSRFPGEKRKWRANIWQGRFPVDNTAEDGFLTTAPVRTFEPNAYGLWQTVGNVWEWCADWFDPRYYAHSPAENPAGPEHGQSRVMRGGSFLCHDSYCNRYRNAARSSNTPDSSMSNTGFRTVAPA, from the coding sequence GTGCCGGAGTCGTGCTGTACGCCATCGCGCGGGGACCAGCCCGCCGTCGAGACCGGTGACCCCGGCGCGGCGCAGCCCGCACCCGTGGCGCTCGGGCGCGGCGTCGACGCCGGCGAGCGGCACCCGATCGAGCAGTGCGCCGTGCCGGCCCAGACGTTCCTGATGGGCGACAGCGACGGTGTCGGCTACCACGCCGACGGCGAGACGCCGGTGCATCCGGTCACGCTGGAGCCTTTCTCCATCGACGCGACCTCGGTGACCAATGCCGACTTCGCCCGGTTCGCCGAGGCCACCGGCTACGCCACCGAGGCGGAGACGTTCGGTTTCTCCGCTGTCTTCCACCTGGCCTTCGCCGGACCGCAGGAGGCGATCATGGGCCAGGCCTCGGGCACGCCGTGGTGGCTCGGGGTCAAGGGCGCCGACTGGGCCCACCCCGAGGGCCCGGACTCCACCTGGCAGGGCCGGGAGGACCACCCGGCGGTGCACCTCTCCTGGAACGACGCGGAGGCCTACTGCCGCTGGGCCGGCCGGGCGCTGCCGACCGAGGCGCAGTGGGAGGCGGCCTCCCGTGGTGGCCTCGAGGCCAAGCGCTACCCGTGGGGGAGCAGGTTCCCGGGGGAGAAGAGAAAGTGGCGTGCCAACATCTGGCAGGGCCGCTTCCCGGTGGACAACACCGCCGAGGACGGCTTCCTCACCACCGCCCCGGTCCGCACCTTCGAGCCCAACGCCTACGGCCTGTGGCAGACGGTCGGCAACGTCTGGGAGTGGTGCGCCGACTGGTTCGACCCCCGCTACTACGCCCACTCACCGGCCGAGAACCCGGCCGGGCCCGAGCATGGCCAGTCCCGGGTCATGCGCGGCGGGTCGTTCCTGTGCCACGACTCCTACTGCAACCGCTACCGCAACGCGGCCCGCAGCTCCAACACCCCGGACTCGTCGATGTCGAACACGGGATTCCGCACCGTCGCTCCCGCCTGA
- a CDS encoding CGNR zinc finger domain-containing protein codes for MHLNPYGEYAVLLAASLANDWPRDRAGIEERTREFGMTQPFPVACDDHPRTRAVIDGWLEVVDAADEDRRARALNAQMAAVTAYPRLTDHDDEGWHLHYRDDEHALPHVLAAVISVGTALHLTTRGMHRLRRCAAGEEPGDGCSAVVVDVTRNGRQRYCSVRCANRAAVRRHRARHA; via the coding sequence ATGCATCTCAACCCTTACGGCGAGTACGCAGTCCTCCTGGCGGCCTCGCTCGCCAACGACTGGCCCCGCGACAGGGCAGGGATCGAGGAGCGCACCCGGGAGTTCGGCATGACGCAGCCGTTCCCCGTCGCCTGCGACGACCATCCCCGGACCCGAGCGGTGATCGACGGATGGTTGGAGGTCGTGGACGCTGCGGACGAGGACCGCCGCGCGCGAGCTCTGAACGCCCAGATGGCCGCGGTGACGGCCTACCCGCGCCTGACCGATCACGACGACGAGGGCTGGCACCTGCACTACCGCGACGACGAGCACGCTCTACCCCACGTGCTGGCCGCGGTGATCAGCGTGGGTACGGCACTGCACCTGACGACCCGCGGTATGCATCGCCTGCGACGGTGCGCGGCTGGTGAGGAGCCGGGAGACGGATGCTCCGCCGTCGTGGTGGACGTGACACGCAACGGCCGGCAGCGCTACTGCTCGGTGCGGTGCGCCAACCGTGCCGCCGTGCGGCGGCACCGTGCCAGGCATGCCTGA
- a CDS encoding pilus assembly protein TadG-related protein has product MSSALTRMRSRWRAEGRDEGQILLLSLVYGVVTLALVLVVVSVSAIYLERKRLLSLADALAASAADAVDEEQFYTGEGSEPGTLPLTGDSVQAAVSEYLAAAPAGVTDFESFGVVPPTGTPDGVTAQVSLTARVRPPLVPWALIPFADGFVIEVTAFAESDQV; this is encoded by the coding sequence ATGAGCTCTGCTCTGACCCGGATGCGCTCGCGGTGGCGCGCAGAGGGGCGGGACGAGGGGCAGATCCTCTTGCTCTCCCTCGTCTACGGCGTGGTCACGCTCGCTCTCGTGCTCGTGGTGGTCTCGGTCAGTGCGATCTACCTCGAGCGCAAGCGCCTGCTCTCCCTCGCCGACGCGCTCGCTGCCTCGGCGGCCGACGCCGTCGACGAGGAGCAGTTCTACACCGGGGAGGGATCGGAGCCCGGCACCCTGCCCCTGACGGGCGACTCGGTGCAGGCCGCCGTGAGCGAGTACCTGGCCGCTGCGCCCGCGGGCGTCACCGACTTCGAGAGCTTCGGCGTGGTGCCGCCGACGGGAACCCCCGACGGCGTGACGGCGCAGGTCTCCCTGACCGCACGGGTGCGGCCCCCGCTGGTGCCGTGGGCGCTCATCCCGTTCGCGGACGGTTTCGTGATCGAGGTGACCGCCTTCGCAGAGTCGGACCAGGTGTGA
- a CDS encoding pilus assembly protein — protein MMAAVRWLRRRWAAVRAGEDRGSAVVEFLGVALILLVPTVYLIVTLSRVQAAAFAADGAARDAGRLIAQAETMADGVPRAQLAVELAFADQGFDVAGEQALQVTCQDDPCLSPGAYIHLQVGTQVDLPLVPPMLAGALATQVDVQGEALVAVDDFRVLP, from the coding sequence ATGATGGCCGCCGTCCGCTGGTTGCGTCGCCGGTGGGCGGCGGTGCGCGCGGGGGAGGACCGTGGCAGCGCCGTGGTCGAATTCCTCGGTGTCGCCCTGATCCTGCTCGTGCCGACCGTGTACCTGATCGTCACCCTCAGCCGCGTCCAGGCGGCCGCCTTCGCCGCCGACGGCGCCGCCCGGGACGCCGGTCGTCTCATCGCCCAGGCCGAGACCATGGCCGACGGTGTCCCCCGCGCCCAGCTCGCGGTCGAGCTCGCCTTCGCCGACCAGGGCTTCGACGTCGCAGGTGAGCAGGCGCTGCAGGTCACCTGTCAGGACGATCCCTGCCTCAGCCCCGGCGCCTACATCCACCTGCAGGTTGGCACGCAGGTCGATCTCCCGCTCGTCCCGCCGATGCTGGCGGGCGCGCTGGCCACCCAGGTGGACGTCCAGGGAGAGGCACTGGTCGCCGTCGACGACTTCCGGGTGCTGCCATGA
- a CDS encoding TadE/TadG family type IV pilus assembly protein — protein MIERERGSALVDFLLVSVLVSVLVLGVVQLALTLHVRTVLVDAAAEGARFAALHEGSLAAGQERTAALIDMTLPQAYAQQVSADTGTAAGVEVVEVHVRAPIPVLGLLGPSGVITVTGRAVAE, from the coding sequence GTGATCGAGCGCGAGCGGGGCTCGGCGTTGGTCGACTTCCTGCTGGTCTCGGTGCTGGTGAGTGTGCTGGTGCTGGGTGTCGTCCAGTTGGCGTTGACCCTGCACGTGCGCACCGTGCTCGTCGACGCCGCCGCCGAGGGCGCCCGCTTCGCCGCCCTGCACGAGGGATCCCTCGCTGCCGGGCAGGAGCGCACCGCCGCACTCATCGACATGACGCTGCCGCAGGCCTACGCCCAACAGGTGAGCGCGGACACCGGGACGGCGGCGGGCGTCGAGGTCGTGGAAGTACACGTGCGGGCGCCGATCCCGGTGCTCGGGCTGCTCGGTCCCTCCGGCGTCATCACCGTGACGGGCCGGGCGGTGGCCGAGTGA
- the ehuA gene encoding ectoine/hydroxyectoine ABC transporter ATP-binding protein EhuA yields MQPVPGAPALKFENVVKKFGDLTVLNDLNFEVERGQRVTLIGPSGSGKTTILRLVMTLEELTGGYIHVDGVPLTHLDKDGKRVARRHKEVAQLTRRIGMVFQQFNLFPNMTVIENIIEAPVHVLGKSKEEARARGKELLEQVGLGDKADQHPSRLSGGQQQRVAIARALAMDPEILLLDEVTSALDPELVGDVLQVLRDLAENTDITMLIVTHEMQFAQDVSDRVLMFDSGHIIEDAEPHVMFSNPTHERTKEFLRAVL; encoded by the coding sequence CTGCAGCCGGTGCCCGGTGCACCCGCCCTCAAGTTCGAGAACGTCGTCAAGAAGTTCGGCGACCTCACCGTGCTCAATGATCTCAACTTCGAGGTCGAGCGCGGCCAGCGGGTGACCCTGATCGGGCCCTCCGGCTCAGGCAAGACCACGATCCTGCGCCTGGTCATGACGCTCGAGGAGCTGACCGGCGGCTACATCCACGTCGATGGCGTCCCGCTGACCCACCTGGACAAGGACGGCAAGCGGGTGGCTCGCCGGCACAAGGAGGTCGCCCAGCTCACCCGCCGGATCGGGATGGTGTTCCAGCAGTTCAACCTGTTCCCGAACATGACGGTGATCGAGAACATCATCGAGGCGCCGGTGCATGTGCTCGGCAAGTCCAAGGAGGAGGCCCGCGCCCGCGGGAAGGAGCTCCTCGAGCAGGTGGGCCTGGGTGACAAGGCCGACCAGCACCCCAGCCGGCTCTCCGGAGGTCAGCAGCAGCGCGTGGCGATCGCCCGCGCACTGGCGATGGATCCGGAGATCCTGCTGCTGGACGAGGTCACCTCCGCACTGGACCCCGAGCTCGTGGGCGACGTGCTGCAGGTGTTGCGCGACCTCGCCGAGAACACCGACATCACGATGCTGATCGTCACCCACGAGATGCAGTTCGCCCAGGACGTCTCCGACCGGGTGCTGATGTTCGACAGCGGGCACATCATCGAGGACGCCGAACCGCACGTGATGTTCTCCAATCCCACCCACGAGCGCACGAAGGAGTTCCTGCGCGCCGTGCTCTGA
- a CDS encoding amino acid ABC transporter permease has protein sequence MWSWDLAAQAFPDLLSAFVRITLLVTVVSSIGAAILGMIWAVVLREAPRVIAAIVFRVLDVIRMTPIPLQLAAIYAVLITTDVSLVTMGIVVFAIHYSTYMAESYRAGIESIRPGQWEAATALSMSKVRTWRAVIVPQALRATVPSLGNWAIAMFKDTPFLIMISVPEMVTEAREFGGGNFSYVESFTIAGLIFLAASYPTAVLMRKLENRLATY, from the coding sequence ATGTGGAGTTGGGATCTTGCCGCCCAGGCCTTTCCGGACTTGCTCTCCGCTTTTGTGCGCATCACTCTCCTCGTCACGGTGGTCTCATCGATCGGTGCCGCCATCCTCGGCATGATCTGGGCCGTGGTCCTCCGCGAAGCACCTCGTGTCATCGCAGCGATCGTGTTCCGCGTCCTGGACGTGATCCGGATGACGCCGATCCCGCTGCAGCTCGCGGCGATCTACGCCGTCCTGATCACCACGGATGTCTCGCTCGTGACGATGGGTATCGTCGTCTTCGCCATCCACTATTCGACCTATATGGCCGAGTCCTACCGGGCGGGGATCGAGTCGATCCGCCCCGGTCAGTGGGAGGCAGCGACGGCCCTGTCGATGTCGAAGGTACGGACGTGGCGGGCCGTGATCGTGCCGCAAGCCCTGCGAGCCACCGTGCCCTCGCTCGGCAACTGGGCGATCGCGATGTTCAAGGACACGCCGTTCTTGATCATGATCTCCGTTCCGGAGATGGTGACCGAGGCCCGGGAGTTCGGTGGTGGCAACTTCAGCTACGTCGAGTCGTTCACCATCGCGGGCCTGATCTTCCTGGCGGCCAGCTACCCGACCGCCGTCCTCATGCGGAAACTGGAGAACCGTCTTGCCACCTACTGA
- a CDS encoding CpaF family protein — MANGAALLESEVRELIRRRGLDPAVDETDLRALIADAVADYEDRSLRGLVPRLDDLDQTSKHLQDAISGLGPLQRYLEDPEVEEIWINDPGKVFLARRGRAELTTTLLSEEEVRDLVERMLRTSGRRLDLSTPFVDATLPGGERLHVVIPDVTRRHWAINIRKFLVRARRITDLVALGSLTDDAAAFLHASVASGLNFLVSGATQAGKTTMVNALGGSIPAQEHVVTCEEVFELQLAGRDVVSMQCRQPNLEGTGEIPLRRLVKEALRMRPDRLIIGEVREAEALDMLIALNAGIPGACTIHANSARDAIVKMCTLPLLAGENVSDRFVVPTVAAAFDLVIHLDLDHTGRRQVTEIAALSGRVEQGVVEVSTVYERRGGLLVRGDGFAPHAERFARSGFDLAELLARR, encoded by the coding sequence ATGGCGAACGGGGCAGCGCTGCTCGAGTCCGAGGTGCGCGAGCTGATCCGTCGCCGTGGCCTGGACCCGGCCGTGGACGAGACGGACCTGCGCGCCTTGATCGCCGACGCCGTGGCCGACTACGAGGACCGGTCGCTGCGCGGTCTCGTGCCGCGGCTCGATGATCTGGACCAGACCTCCAAACACCTGCAGGATGCGATCTCCGGGCTCGGGCCGCTGCAGCGCTACCTCGAGGATCCCGAGGTGGAGGAGATCTGGATCAATGACCCCGGGAAGGTATTCCTGGCGCGCCGCGGTCGGGCCGAGCTGACCACCACCCTGCTGTCCGAGGAAGAGGTGCGCGACCTCGTCGAACGGATGCTGCGCACCTCCGGCCGGCGCCTCGACCTGAGCACGCCGTTCGTCGATGCGACGCTCCCGGGTGGGGAACGCCTGCACGTGGTCATCCCGGACGTGACCCGCCGGCACTGGGCGATCAACATCCGGAAGTTCCTCGTCCGCGCGCGCCGGATCACCGACCTGGTCGCACTCGGCTCGCTCACCGACGACGCCGCGGCCTTCCTGCACGCGTCAGTGGCGAGTGGGCTCAATTTTCTGGTCAGCGGGGCAACCCAGGCGGGCAAGACCACCATGGTGAACGCGCTCGGGGGATCGATCCCCGCGCAGGAGCATGTGGTCACATGTGAGGAGGTCTTCGAGCTCCAGTTGGCCGGCCGCGACGTCGTCTCCATGCAATGCCGCCAACCGAATCTGGAGGGCACGGGCGAGATCCCGCTGCGGCGCCTGGTGAAGGAAGCGCTGCGGATGCGACCGGACCGCCTCATCATCGGCGAGGTGCGCGAGGCCGAGGCGCTCGACATGCTGATCGCCCTCAACGCGGGTATCCCCGGCGCCTGCACGATCCACGCCAACTCCGCACGCGATGCCATCGTGAAGATGTGCACGCTGCCACTGCTCGCCGGCGAGAACGTGTCCGACCGGTTCGTGGTCCCGACCGTGGCGGCGGCCTTCGACCTGGTCATCCACCTCGACCTCGACCACACCGGACGACGGCAGGTCACCGAGATCGCCGCCTTGTCGGGGCGGGTCGAGCAGGGCGTGGTCGAGGTCTCGACGGTCTACGAACGGCGGGGCGGTCTGCTCGTTCGCGGTGACGGTTTCGCGCCCCACGCCGAACGCTTCGCGCGATCGGGCTTCGACCTCGCCGAACTGCTGGCGAGGCGGTGA